The Chordicoccus furentiruminis DNA window GATGATTTCTGGCTGAACAATCAGGTCATTTATGACAATATCCGGATGCATGAGACTTATTTCGAAGAAGCGATGTCCCTCGGTGGTCCGGAGAAAGCGGTAAACGGATGGGGCAAAATGTATCGCCTGATTGCAGATGGCCGTATGACAGCACTCAAGGGTGCCTTTAATATGGGCACTGTGGTTTCGGAACATCAGACAGTCCGTACGGATAAGAGGCAGAAAGTGGTCTTTGTTACCAGTGGAATGGTCGTGTTTGACGTTGGCTGGAGCTGTGATATTTATCACAATGCCATTAAGAAAGGCATTGGGACCAGATTAAATTTATGGGAGAAACCATATTGGTCATGAAAAAAATAATGCCTTATCAGAAACTGGAAGAGGAGATAAAGAACCAGGCTGCATTTGCCTGCTCCCTGCGGTACGAGGATATTCCCGAGAAAGTCCGCATGAGAGCCAGATACGTTCTTCTCGATTCAGTTGGATGTATTTTAAAAGGTCTGAACGGACAAACCGTTTCTTCTTCTTTTGATGACGCGGTCATGGAGACGTCAGCTGCAATGCTCAGCACAGAATTGTACGAGGGAAATCGATTCGCGTGCGGGCATCCTGCCTGTCATATTGTGCCGATGATGCTTGAGTACCTGAGAAGACACGATGTCAGTGAGAGAAAAGTGCTGACTGCATTTGTGGCAGCTTATGAGATCGCCGCCAGATGGGGAAGTGCAGTCCGATTTGAGAGAACGATTCTCGGACACGGGACCGTGATGACGGCGGGCGCTGCAGTGGCATTTTCGCTTCTTGAGAATGATGATGAGAGCACAGTGACGCAGTCGATTCTTCTTGCCAATTCGCTTCCGATGCTCTCAGTGTGGCAGACCGTCTATGATGGGAGCCGGTTGCATGATGCTTATCCCGGACTGGCTGCACTGAATGGAATCAGAGCTGTCAAGATGGCAAGACAGGGATATTACAGCACAGGAAGAATCATCCTGGATGTATATGAAAACAAAATGCGGGCGACTGCCTGCTTCGACAATCTGGATAAGGGGCTGCTTTCAGAAGATGCCGGGAACGGCAAGACCGATTATCTGCTCCTGAAGAATTATTTTAAACTTTTTACAGGATGCCGCTTCATCCATCCATTTGCAGATGTGGTTCAGGAGGAGATGGAGCACGGGTTAACGGAAGATGAAATCAGCAGCATCGAGGTCTATACCTACGAGAAAGCAGCTCAGCTGAATGAATGCAATATTCCGAACGATCTGTCCGCGAAGTTTTCGATGTCCATCTCCATCGCAGCTCAGTTAGTACGGGGAAATCTGGGAGTTGATGAGATTCACGATTGTATGCTTGATCCGAAGATCATGGATTTATCAGGGCGAATCAAGTTGTTCCACGACGGTCACTATGATGAATGTCTTCCGGATCTGAGAGGCGGACGAATCCGGATCATCAAAAAGAATGGAAGTGAAATTGTGCGTGAGACGCTCCATGCAAGAGGAGATTTCGATTATCCGGGAGAAACATTTGAGACGGATGTGAAAAAGAAATTCAGCCGCAATGTTGTCCGTTATCTGAACCGTTCTCAGACGATGATCGAGGAGAAAAATATTCTGAAGATGGGGGAGGAAGAAAAGAAAATCGCACAGGAAACATTTCACTTCTGTCTCGAAGGCACAGCAGAGAGAAAAAAAGAAAAAATGTGTCTGAAAACAGGCTGATCTGAGAACAGATATGACAAGTGCATCACAGTTCTTTCATAAGGAGAGGAGAAGCAGAATGGAAACAAAAATTTTCAAGGCAGCAGCGGTCAATATGGACTGTGAACTCGGAAATGTAAAAGCGAATCTGAATAAGATGCAGGACATCTGCCAGGAAGCCTCGAGAAACGGTGCGCTGGCGATCTGTTTCCCGGAACTTGCGACGACCGGTTACAGCCCGACCATTCTGGGAGAAAAATACTATGAGATTTCGGAACCCATTCCGGGAAGATCAACGGATTTCCTCTGCAAATTAGCCAAGGCAACCGGCCTTTATATCGTAACCGGAATCTCTGAAAAGAGTGCGGTGCCGGGAAGACTCTTTAACTCTCAGATCGCGATTTCTCCTGAAGGAAAAGTTGTGAGTGTTTATCGAAAAATTCATGTCTGGGGTCTGGAGAAGCTGACATGGCGGGAAAGCATCTCCTGCGAATACGGAACGTTCCAGATGCCGATGTGTCAGGCGGGCCATATGATCTGCTACGATACCTCTTTCCCTGAAACGGCCAGGGTACTTGCCTTGATGGGAAGCAACGTGATTTTCGATTCGGCAGCCTGGAGAAACCT harbors:
- a CDS encoding MmgE/PrpD family protein, with product MKKIMPYQKLEEEIKNQAAFACSLRYEDIPEKVRMRARYVLLDSVGCILKGLNGQTVSSSFDDAVMETSAAMLSTELYEGNRFACGHPACHIVPMMLEYLRRHDVSERKVLTAFVAAYEIAARWGSAVRFERTILGHGTVMTAGAAVAFSLLENDDESTVTQSILLANSLPMLSVWQTVYDGSRLHDAYPGLAALNGIRAVKMARQGYYSTGRIILDVYENKMRATACFDNLDKGLLSEDAGNGKTDYLLLKNYFKLFTGCRFIHPFADVVQEEMEHGLTEDEISSIEVYTYEKAAQLNECNIPNDLSAKFSMSISIAAQLVRGNLGVDEIHDCMLDPKIMDLSGRIKLFHDGHYDECLPDLRGGRIRIIKKNGSEIVRETLHARGDFDYPGETFETDVKKKFSRNVVRYLNRSQTMIEEKNILKMGEEEKKIAQETFHFCLEGTAERKKEKMCLKTG
- a CDS encoding nitrilase-related carbon-nitrogen hydrolase, whose translation is METKIFKAAAVNMDCELGNVKANLNKMQDICQEASRNGALAICFPELATTGYSPTILGEKYYEISEPIPGRSTDFLCKLAKATGLYIVTGISEKSAVPGRLFNSQIAISPEGKVVSVYRKIHVWGLEKLTWRESISCEYGTFQMPMCQAGHMICYDTSFPETARVLALMGSNVIFDSAAWRNLEADIWELNTRARAVENHVFMICSNRCGVEGDSTLNGESRIIGPRGNVLAAAGHDEEIIYADIDIDACIKDNAMMLSYMKDRRPEAYSLITDCSNR